One segment of Niveibacterium microcysteis DNA contains the following:
- a CDS encoding CHAT domain-containing protein yields the protein MRANACRRRPAGLALRIQPILAACVSACSLSIALAHVAEPTWCVGQAPSYADVASAALLLQATQDASRGENDSALGRLCTAYMRRDVQRDPQVAGNVANFAGTILFRGPGNLDAAMAAFRDAISHTDVRRHPSEAATAHVNLGNAFYRRGAYPDARLEVDTSGQIANTIPNADLRNAVLATIAIKRGLLAEATDTVEAAAAQYQDALRLAAMVSDQAEPNVRAAATNTRGEAMHNLAGLQSTTGRYAEAIRSWLELRDWARANRSDVTEYWATYSLMTAYQDLERHREALALAPALDDLQRRSPDAGLRASTQMARARSFYALGQLDAAMPPLKEAASYFADQRMVNELAQALNSMGLLAMSQGRAAQAREAFTRALEGRLVLKDRVGEGLTLNALADLAWREGDADAAVDLLQQAVQVLQATPAPLVYARALGSLGVVLQDQGKKQQARDVLERAVDLLWRYRAVRQSSLLGANENDHVRPIYNALLQDYLADGDDKRALSIAEQVRAAGVRSDASVSPDTALRTAGDRYSKALARARDRVFRAMRSQEEEPGPAAEQAVAVALREIDAAVAQLELALPAEQRKDSGFPVLLSSVQRALGSSRALLLYHKTEDSWLLFAVTDGSIKAIPLEIKPPVLSGLVTSFREFSWDDGAVPPELKALYAVLIKPAIPSVGTRDLIVVPSAELNQVPFVALHDGQDYVAQTRLVTQALGVGHALQLLTAGLPVHDARGVFLSAAAVSTMPALSHADAEARYAADKLPNSRVALDASLQTYFSLAPGASVIHIAAHAVADTAHPLLSRIVLMPAGLGDGLLSVSDIRRAPLNARPLVVLSACESGIGRVRSDESVQALSSAFLQAGADAVIASLWLVDDASTSSLMGDFYEALANRMAPPLALRAAMQRAMKRNPHPFYWAAFTYTGPL from the coding sequence ATGCGAGCAAATGCGTGCCGACGTCGGCCGGCGGGGCTGGCGCTGAGGATCCAGCCGATCCTCGCCGCCTGCGTGTCGGCCTGCAGCCTGAGCATAGCCCTGGCCCACGTCGCCGAACCCACCTGGTGCGTTGGACAAGCGCCAAGCTACGCAGACGTAGCGTCGGCCGCCCTGCTGCTGCAGGCAACGCAAGACGCTTCCCGTGGTGAGAACGATTCAGCACTCGGGCGCCTGTGCACCGCATACATGCGACGCGACGTGCAGCGTGACCCCCAAGTGGCGGGCAACGTCGCCAATTTTGCGGGGACGATCCTGTTTCGCGGTCCGGGCAACCTCGACGCGGCGATGGCGGCCTTCCGGGATGCCATCTCGCACACCGATGTGCGCCGTCACCCGAGCGAGGCAGCGACGGCACACGTCAACCTGGGAAACGCCTTCTATCGAAGGGGCGCCTATCCCGACGCACGCCTGGAGGTGGACACGTCCGGCCAGATCGCCAACACCATTCCCAACGCAGACCTTCGAAACGCCGTCCTCGCCACGATCGCCATCAAGCGTGGCCTGCTCGCGGAAGCCACCGATACCGTGGAAGCCGCTGCCGCGCAATACCAGGACGCGCTGAGGCTCGCCGCGATGGTGTCCGACCAGGCCGAGCCCAACGTGCGCGCCGCTGCGACGAACACCCGTGGCGAAGCGATGCACAACCTCGCCGGACTGCAGTCGACCACGGGGCGCTACGCCGAAGCCATTCGCAGCTGGCTCGAACTGCGCGACTGGGCGCGCGCCAACCGCTCCGACGTGACGGAGTACTGGGCGACGTATTCTCTCATGACGGCCTACCAGGATCTGGAGCGCCACCGAGAGGCCCTCGCGCTGGCACCCGCACTTGACGACTTGCAGCGACGGTCGCCGGACGCAGGGCTCAGGGCCAGCACCCAGATGGCGCGCGCCCGCTCTTTCTATGCGTTAGGCCAGCTCGACGCCGCCATGCCTCCGTTGAAAGAGGCTGCCAGCTACTTCGCTGACCAGCGGATGGTCAACGAACTCGCCCAGGCACTCAATTCGATGGGGCTGTTGGCCATGTCGCAAGGGCGTGCAGCGCAGGCGCGGGAAGCGTTCACGCGCGCGCTCGAGGGCCGGCTCGTGCTCAAGGATCGTGTCGGCGAAGGACTCACGCTCAACGCCTTGGCGGACCTTGCGTGGAGAGAAGGCGACGCCGATGCAGCGGTGGACTTACTGCAGCAAGCCGTCCAGGTCTTGCAAGCCACGCCTGCACCGCTGGTCTATGCCCGTGCGTTGGGCTCGCTCGGGGTCGTCCTGCAGGACCAAGGAAAGAAGCAGCAAGCGCGCGATGTGCTCGAACGCGCGGTCGACCTGCTGTGGCGTTACCGGGCGGTTCGTCAGTCGTCGCTCCTCGGCGCCAACGAGAACGATCACGTGCGGCCGATTTACAACGCGCTCTTGCAGGACTATCTTGCAGACGGCGACGACAAGCGGGCGCTGAGCATCGCGGAGCAGGTGCGCGCCGCCGGCGTGCGCAGCGATGCCAGTGTCAGTCCGGACACGGCACTGCGCACCGCAGGCGACCGATACTCGAAGGCGCTCGCGCGAGCGCGCGACAGGGTGTTCAGGGCCATGAGGTCCCAAGAGGAGGAGCCCGGTCCCGCTGCGGAGCAGGCCGTCGCCGTCGCACTGCGCGAGATCGACGCGGCCGTGGCGCAACTCGAACTGGCCTTGCCTGCTGAGCAGCGCAAGGACAGCGGGTTTCCGGTCCTGCTATCTTCCGTCCAGCGTGCCCTGGGGTCGTCGCGGGCCCTGCTCCTGTACCACAAGACCGAGGACAGCTGGCTCCTTTTCGCGGTGACCGATGGTTCGATCAAGGCCATCCCTCTGGAAATCAAGCCGCCGGTCCTCTCCGGCCTCGTGACCTCCTTCCGGGAGTTCTCTTGGGACGACGGCGCTGTGCCACCGGAGCTGAAGGCGCTTTACGCGGTGCTCATCAAGCCTGCAATTCCCAGCGTGGGCACTCGGGACCTGATCGTCGTGCCGTCGGCCGAACTCAACCAGGTCCCCTTCGTCGCTTTGCACGATGGGCAGGACTACGTTGCCCAAACAAGGTTGGTCACCCAGGCCCTCGGCGTAGGACACGCCCTGCAGTTGCTCACCGCAGGACTCCCGGTCCATGACGCACGGGGTGTGTTCCTGTCGGCCGCGGCGGTCTCCACGATGCCGGCGCTGTCCCATGCCGACGCCGAGGCCAGGTACGCCGCGGACAAGTTGCCGAACTCGAGGGTCGCCCTAGATGCCAGCTTGCAGACCTACTTCTCCCTTGCCCCTGGCGCCTCAGTCATCCATATCGCGGCCCATGCGGTCGCGGACACCGCCCATCCACTCCTGTCGCGCATCGTCCTCATGCCCGCGGGCCTGGGAGACGGGTTGCTATCGGTGAGCGACATTCGTCGCGCACCGCTGAACGCACGACCGCTCGTCGTCCTTAGCGCATGCGAAAGTGGAATTGGCCGAGTGCGCTCCGACGAGTCGGTACAGGCGCTTTCCAGCGCCTTCTTGCAAGCGGGAGCCGACGCCGTAATCGCCAGCCTCTGGTTGGTCGACGATGCATCGACTTCCTCGCTCATGGGCGACTTCTACGAGGCGCTCGCCAACCGAATGGCCCCGCCACTGGCGCTACGCGCTGCCATGCAGCGTGCCATGAAGCGCAACCCGCACCCCTTCTACTGGGCTGCCTTCACCTACACGGGACCATTATGA